In the genome of Labeo rohita strain BAU-BD-2019 chromosome 2, IGBB_LRoh.1.0, whole genome shotgun sequence, the window ACACCATTTACCTACCgaaaataaaccaaaatggTGAAGTTTCATATTGTTCTCCGCTGTCGATCTCCATTAGCTATCGAGCTAACACAATACTCACTGGCTCCTGTCTCTATCAATACGCTAATAGCAAATACACCGTCTTAATTTCTTACAAGGATTTCGAGTATAGATAATGAGCTAAACAGACTACAAAAGACATTTTTGCACAATTCCTAATGTGTGCGGTGAAATGATCGTAAGACGCATGATGAAGGCGAAATATGCGATCTTACGGGATATCTGTTCGGGCTAAACCACAAGAGATCCCGCGATTATGTAACACAGCAACCGCTGAACCTGACCAAAACACTCGATCTTTATCCACCACACAGTCAAAACACTGTTGCGGAAACATGGCAAGTGGTAAGAATAGATGCAAATACACAATCACGTGGATTACTGTAAATAGCTATTTTTGTAAGCGGAGGCCCGTGTAAACACAGCATTCAGTTTAGCTAACGTTACCTAAGCTAATGAGCTAAGTTACACTGGCTACCGAATTGCTATTTCAATCGAATACACAGCTGAAATCCACATTGCTGACAAAGACAACGCCAAAACCGGCATATGGCACGAACTAGCCACCAATTAAACCCCAAACCTGACTGAAAACACGAAAAATAGCTCAAACTAAAGATACACAAGGCTAGCCGGGCGGCTAAACGCTGCAAACGTGCTATCAGATTAGCCGTTAGCAGCAGTGTGCGGTCCACACCCAGAAACGAACACATAATGCACGTAAAATGCGCTGTTCTGCAAACCACAAGCGCGAAATAATAAAtgcacactcactcactcattctTACTGTGTATCGGCTATCTTcatcttttcttaagaaatcgcTTGATTATTTCCTCGGTCGCCATGTCGACCGTTATAAGGGATTGCCGAAGTAGTTCGGGAGTTCCTCGCGTAAAACTACCAGCAACCAGCAGTTAATCGAGGAAGACAAGAAACTGTTGAGTACCGGGGCGCCTCCTCTGGTGGAGCAGCGCCGCTACATTCGGGCTCATGGTGAAAACACACCATGCTATGGAAACTCATTTCCGGCATATAGGAAAACAATGCTTTGATAAATCGTAAGTGTGATACAAAATTCTAAAAGGCTACAGTTCTGACGTAATAACTCATATTTCCAAGAGTATAAGTGGAAACTATGACATAAAACTTCATAATAATGGGATGGAAGTTAAAATTCTGACACTAATTTTGCATAAAACTCATATTTATGAGatgaaagtcaaaattatgacgtgaaaagacaaaatgatggtataattcatatttatcaaataaaaacaaaaaattatgacaaaaaggcAAAATGACACACTAAGTcaaatttattaaatgaaaatgggaaattatgacataagtcATAATGAGCACATTAAAGTCATATTTATCAAATGAAAcagaattttgatataaaaaaaatcatagttattacataagtaaaaattatgacaaGTCATTTATAAGATAAAAAGAATATTATGACATgctaaatcaaaattatgatgtAACAAGTCATATTTCTGAGATTATAAGTGAAAACTATgacataaaatgtcataattatgggatggaagttaaaattctgacattaattttGCATAAAACTCATATTTATGAGatgaaagtcaaaattatgatgtgaaaagagaaaatgatggtataattcatatttatcaaatgaaaactgaaaattatgacaaaaaggcAAAATGACACACTAAGTCAAATTTCTTAAATGAAAACTGGAAATTATGACGTAAGTCGTAATAAGCACATTAAAGTCATATTTATCAAATGAAAcagaattttgatataaaaatcaTAGTTATTACATAGTCATTTATaagataaaagaaaattatgacatgctaagtcaaaattatgacgtAACAAGTCATATTTCTGAGATTATAAGTGGAAACTATGACATAAAATGTCATGATTATGGGATGAAAGTTAAAATTCTGGCATTAATGATGTAATGATGAAATACTAATTCatatttctgaaatgaaaatgaaaaattatgacaaataaggcaatttattaaatgaaaagtgTAAATTATGACAAGTCATACTGAGCACATAAAAGTCACATTCATAAAATGAAAGAGAATGTagatataaaaatcacaattactacataaaaataaaaattatggcGTAAGTcatttatgagataaaaagacaaaattctgACATAAAAGTCATACTTAAGAGACAAAAGTCAAgacataaagtcacaattatgacataaaccgattaaattatgatataaaGTCATACTTATGATATGGGGAAAAAGAGATATTATGATCTAAATATAATATGATCTATAattatcatatataaatatatgatctataattatgacataaaaaatatCAGCTTTCTACTTTTTAGTgatgactttttatgtcataattatgatttaaaacatgatttttttttctaatatggCATAAATGAGCTTCTATATGAAACTTCTGCCAAATCTCAGTACAAAGACAAGCACAAAAATGTGAATGCATATAAACGTGAAAAATTAACTGAACTGAAACATGCAAAAACATATAAATTGGAATGAATAATGTTAATTGTTAACATTAACACCAgaattcaaaatatttggaaaatattttatgtataaaatgttattatttttcaccTAAATATAAGCATATATTGAGTTTACATTACAAATTATTGAGTTGTGATCTAACTGTCTAACATGTTCTGTGCTGAAACATTTaagcattaaatattattttaaatagtcaaaaaattaaactttaaaatatggtCCTAAAAATGTTATCAGTTTGACAGGATTTGTTTTGGATGGCATATGTGTATTGTATACAAACAGAGTAAGAGGAAGTGTATATTAATATTGAGTTTTGTGTGTGCtgcagaaattaaaataaaatgcagcctCATGAATTTTATGATCATAAATCAATCATTTAGTACatagtattttagtttttttgtatttgtcaaCACTGGAAAATGTCCAAGATTCTCAGGCGGATTATCTTTTTGTTGCAATCACTAGCATCTCTCAAAATACTTATCTATCACACGTGACCTTTACATACTGagtgcactttttaaataacatttctgtgaATTGTACCAACTTATGCAATGAAATGCTGCAGTTGACATCAAAGGAATTAAAGTACgcatttattttccatttttgtctAATCCGTCTGATTTCTGTGGGGATTAACAGACCAATCATGAATATTGAGCGAGCGCTCATAGGTTAGAGATGGGATCTACCACCAGTGGATGCACAGTGATAGGTGCTGGTGACAGCTGAACGAAGAGGAGCATCATGGGAGTAATTCCTCATATCACCGGGTAACATTTGTTGTTGGTTTCGCCCATTGAAGAAATGATTCTGCATGTTGGGTCAGTGCGATTTATTCAACTGAACCTGTGAACTGTAACAGACTTGAATGGACCATCAGTGAAAGTAAGGTAagatattatacagtatataatattcatataatatcATGCATTATGtcaatataataatgtaatgacgtgtgtgtgtttgttataACTACAAATTCTCCATCACAAGTTTGATTCgcaacaaatatttattttaagcaatattTCATAAATCATATTTACCTGTATCCTCATCTATAGAATCTCTGTCATGGTTTACCTAAACCTATGCATGAATTATGCAATGTTTTACtacttaaaacttaattttgggtACCAATACATACAAACTAGAGATCTGTCCATGTAtgcttatacaatttaaatgtgcCAATTAATTCTCAGATTAGTTTTATATTAAGGATTCAATTCACTATACATCCattgtgatatatttttcattaccTTTAACAGTTTAACCTTGTTATaaacttttattcatttcaatggCTTGTTGTGGATAATCTAACTCTGTGAAAAAGTATTGGTATTACGCAAACTCTTACATAGTTTGTTGTGCGTAAGAGGGATTCAGAAGTATTTAATCCACTAACATGGAATCCATAAATAGCAGCTCTGCAAAACCTTGCACTTCATTTTGTTTAAGTTTGTGTCTGGCATTTTTCCTTTAAAGTGTCCCTTCATTGCAAAATGGATGAGGAGACAGAGGATCTCTCTGGGACACAACCACTAAGGAATGTGGAAGACCAAAGTGCTGAGCTACCAGATGACCCTCAAAGTGGACCCTCCACTGATCTATTGAAATCCAGTGCATCTTTCCTTTCCTGCTCCCCTGCCCCTGGTTCAGCCGTTTCTGCCCTGCAATCTAAAGTCAAAGCAGTGTCCCAGAGAAAGCTAAAGGGGACTGAGAGAGATGATCTATTACCCGAGAGTTCCACAGAAGAATCAGCGAAGAAAAACCAAGATGATGAAGCGCTGTCTCCTTGTCAAACAGAATACACCGAGCAGAGTAATAAGTCAAGCCCTGATGATAAAGAAGTGCTGGAACCCAACTCTGGGATGCAAGGAGAAAAACAGACTTGCAACAAAAGTGGGAAAGACAGCCCATCTCAAGGTACACCAGAAATGTCACGTGGACTTTGTGAAGGGTCTAGCCTAGAGAACATTGCAGTGGGTGTAGCTGGTGAGCCTCATGGGGACATTGCAATGAAGTCTACAACGTCTTCTCCCAGGCACTGGGCTCCTCCCAAGGGCTTTTGGCGAGTGGCACGACCTGAGACGTTACTTCTCAATTCAGAGAGTTCCTCCACACTGGCGATTCCAAAGGATGTACCACCCACAACTGAAGAGGGTATGAAACGGAAGCCAAAACTAAAGACTGTGGGTGCAGTTGTTCACAAGGAGCTGCAAAAGTCCGACAGCTTGGAAAGTGCTTTTCATAGGTGTCTCCAGAAAGAGACTGGAACAGCAGAACCAGTTGGTGGGCTGTGGAAGGCAGACAGTTGGGAGACTGTGTGCTTCCGGGGAGGGTCTTTGTCTATTGCAGAGAAGGTTGAGATGAACAAGACATACCTGAACAAATACCAGGCTGATGCCATTGAGAGCACAACTTCCATGCATGCAGAAGGACAGTACCAACCACCAAAGGAGCCACACAGAAGTAAGGCCTTAGGCTAAAGGGATAAACCAAAGGGATGAAAATACTTACCACATGTCACAacttcttcaaaatatctttgtttgtgttccttTAATTACCCTGTGCagtttttcactttatttatgatttaaccAGCATTAATCACCCATGGGTCACTGAGCCAAAACTCACAGCAGGGAGGTTAGTATGATCTCTCAGAACAGATGTGCCTGCCTGTCACCGTAATTACAGATGTGGGGGAAGGGTTTGGGAGAAAGTAGAGCAGTGGAGATAACAGTGTTTTAATACCGTACAACGTAGGGATAGATAGGCTGAAATCTGCCAGCTTGGTTTTCTGGAGGGTTGTGTAACAGCAGGATATTGGTTCAGTGGGTTTGTACTATTCTTCCACTTGCACGTAGCATCCTTACGTCAACGAAAGTTTAACACGTATCAAATGGGTTTGAGTTCATTATTCTACAACagtatgtgtttttgtacagaTTTACCTCCCTACAAAGTAGGTGATTGGGACTCAGCAATCATCACAAAGGACCCTGTGTTTAACTATAGGTAAGACACATTGTCCTCAGTCAAGAACATCATtgaatacagttgttcatttcTACTCAGCTGTGGTAGACCTCTGCCAGAATACAAATCCATGTGAAAGACAAACATCTCGTCATTTTAAGATTAAGGCATGCAGATAACATTCCCATGAAAAAGATTACATAAAACAGATTTAAGCTTCTGACATTCTGTATGTTTATTTCTGATTTGTGGGAAGTGTGGTGCAAGATCATTATACTGACtgtctaattatttaatgttCATGGAAGTAAGCCTTTTGTAAGTTTCGATGGCTGTTGAGACATCAAAACATTTGACATCATCATTCATTGTGAATCGTCATTATACAAATGCTGTGTTCACACATtgtcgtaattaccgtaattccgAGATGACAATACGTTACATTTTACTCATAGCTTTTCATGTCCTTGGACTCGGAGTTAGTGCCTAAGTAGCGCCTAAATGAACCTGGCACCAGTCAGGTGGTACAGCTGTCACAGGTCCAAGTCATAGCTTTCAAAACATTCCGAGcttacaagttgtaattacaagtTCTGGAGCACATGAAGGCTTTGGCATTGAttgtgttgccatagaaacataATTCAGCTCTGAGTAGAATGTGACGTGTTGTCATCTCAGAATTACGGTTAATTGTGACGTGTCGTGAACacaatttattttctattttggaCAGGCCGCTGATCTCCACAACTGAAGTAACTCTTAGTCCACGTCATGAACAAGCAAAGCGTCTGTTAGAAAGAGCTCGATTCAAAGCACGTTCTCAAAACCCTAAGAGTGAAACCCCCATCTGCCTTGGCCAAAGAGAGGGCCTGTAAGTCACCTCAACACTTTCTATTGCCTTGTTGTTGTTCTTTCACATCATGgtctttttaaaatcatctaCTACTACTTTTTTACTGTGATCAAACCAAAGCAATCCCATAACCCATATCCTATGATACAAAGAAATATTCATTTAAGCAATTCATTCAAAGTTGTGTTCCTGTGTTATATAATCACATGTATGGCTTGTAACATTTGGCAAGCATTTTATAAATCCAGTCACATTCAgttggaacacaaataaaagttaatgatagatcaaataaatcaaatcagaaATGTTAATCTATTTAACTTCAAATCAATAATGCATttgctgttcattttaattcaggtttaaattataattatgtaacATTATGCAGTGATGTAACAGAGATGTAATGATACAGATCACCAGGTGTTCTGTAAAAGCTTTTGTATCTGCTTTATAGGGAGGTTTTACCAATCAGTATGTCATCTACACTGCACAGTGCTGTACTTGTTACAGCTCAGGAGGAGGTTACTTCACCTGTTCATTCACCAGACATCCGGGGCAGGAACCATGAGCGTGGGGTGCGCTCACGCCGGTATGGCCAGTCGCCCACGCGAGTACGTTTCGAAGACGAGTCAGAAAAGGAGGCTGAGCGGCGATACCTGGAGCGGGTGCGTGAACGTGGGCCAGTTGTGGCTGAGAAAACCCATTCCACCCAAAAGGCAGAACCGGGGTACAACATGCCAGAGGAAAGCATGGGAGCGGCAATAAACTGGGTAAATGTTGGTATCCCCGTGGCCATATTAACCAAGGAGGGAGAGTGTCTGGCTGCCATGGTGCCAAAGGATGAAATTCTCAGGACATGTGAAGCCTGTGGAAGCTTCTTGGGACCTGCACAGAACAAAGATTGTCATGCCCAATCAACGCACAGTTTAGTAGACTCTCAGGAGAAGGCAGCTCCTCGATGGGTCACCCCTGGTCAGTCATGTCGCCGAACCATCCACCCGACCTGCAAGGAAAATATCGTTTTCACTGGAGGAGTCAGCCTGGCAGAAAGTGTGGGGCGGGGAGGTGTAGGAGGTGCAGGAGAGAGCACGTCAGCTTTTGGGAAGCTTCGAAGAAGAAGCAGGAAAGGGGAAAGCAGAGGTGAAAGCGGTAGTGGTCCATATGCTCGAAGTCAGGATTTATGGGCTCAGAGAAGGAACTCCAAAACCAGGTCAAGTCTGGAGGATAAAACTACTCGTTCTAAAGTGAAGACACATGCACAAGGTGCTACAGAAACCTCACCTGATCTTGAGAATAAAGATCTCTCTAGCAATGTCAAGGACTCTCCTCCCCATCTCCCCATCaaatcagctctgaaatcaGGTTCCAAGAGTCGGCCGACAGGGCAAAGGGTGGTCAAGCTAATGCCCTCGGTTCAGTACCGCCTCATTCACCTTGACCACAAGCTGGATGGGAGCTCCCACCACGAAAACATACAACCTGAAGAGCACCTCACTGTCACTCTCAGTGCCTCCCCTCAGGATCATCCCGTCACCTCAGGGCTGACTACTTGCACCAGACCATCTTCTCTCAGGTATTCTGCATCTGTGCTAACCACAGACCTTCAGGCTCTAACAATATGGGACCCTGCAGGGGACCTAGTCTCAGGTAAGTTTACCTGGAGCAGTTAAATCAGGGTTCCTTAAATTTTGCTCTGGACCAatgccctgcagagtttatctCCAAACCTGATTGACCACACCTGAGCAAGCTAATCGAGGTCTTCAGAccattagaaaatcacaggtaaATGAGTTTGATCAgggctaaactctgcaggacagtggccttCCAGGACTGAAGTTGGCCATCCCTGATCTACATGAATAACAGGTTTAAACAACCTGATTCAGAACAGTCTCCTCGATTCCTACTCTAACAAGGTTTGCTCATTCATTTGTTGTACATCAGGTCATTTGGCAGGTGAGGGTGTCTGCAAGGATCCCAGAAGCGCTTGCACAGCACCTGTTCCCTCAGATTGCCGCCCGGCTTTGAGAGCAGTGGGTACATCAAAGGCAGAAGACCTGAGGTCAGAACTTCTGAGAGCAGAGCACCGAAAAGCTGAAATACACTGGGATGACAGTGTAGTTTTGTCTAGGTAAGCTATTTCTCAAGAGATCCCTTACTTGATCTTGTGTGATCTTGACTCCAGGCTGCAGTTTCTTATATATGTGTTGGCAATtccattataaaataaacaaaggttCCTACAGAAATTAAACTCACCTGATGGAGTGTCAATAAAGTTACCTAATTAGATAAGTTAAATAACCAAACTGTGGGACTGACCCTGCCACTAACTCAGAACCTGGTTACCCAAAAATTACCAACAGTATGTCAATAACCCAACACAATGGTTtgggtaaaaaaacaaaaaacaaataaaaaaaaaaacatcatttttagaatttaagaTAAACATCTTGTAGTCATTTACATGTTTCATTATGGACTTATTCTTTCTCCTATGTGTAGGAAAGCAGGGGAGCGAGAAGGGCGGCCTAAGCTATCTCTCCGTCGCTTTTTCTCATCCATGGGACTGAACAGTATGGGTAAACTGGTGAAGGGAAGCCGGTCCAACAGCATGGAGCACCTGTGTTTCCCCGCTGCCCGGTACAATTCTGCAAGTCCTACACACAGAGGCCTAGTCCCTTTGAAGAGGACCCCCCTCTCTCCAGTCTCTCCACACAGTGagttcttttctttgaaaaagAGAGTTAAAGAGTCCACCAACAGTAGCACCCCACCCTTGCAATATCATAAGAGACCATTTGGACTGTATCTCTGGCTTTGTATAATGAAATTGCAAAACGTATCGGCTCACCTGCTGACCACAGTACATCTGTAGACTTACAAAATAGAcaaaactgctttctgtttaaaGAGGCAAATTGACATAAGATGCGTGTTTACTAAATTTACTTGCTGAGAAAATAAGATTATAGAAAATTGAATACTAAAGGCTAATTCACACAGTCAGATGCTAACCAACAGTAGCAAAGGCGTTTATCGGGTTGTGTCAGATAAGTGTGTTAACCCTGCCAGCGTCTGTTGCAGTTGGTTGCCGCTTGTTTTGGCCAACTGAACATGTTCAATCGCTGTTTGTCAGGTCGTGAAATGTTTGAGAAGTACAGTAACGGTAATCTGGTGTTGGTTGGTCTTTGGTGTGTGAATCTGACTTAATATCAGTAGGGTGAACATAAAACCTGTCTGGGTCATTCTTATTATATAACCAATGACATAGCCTATTATTTATATGGCAAAATATTTGTGCACCATGCTAATATTTGTTATACTCTGATGTGATTGAAACCAATAAAGTGCTGAATtacagtaaataatttttcacaaattgcaataatatttcacaatattactgttactGATCATTTACTGAtcatattaatcaaacaaatgcaggctttgtcACAGTTAAAAATGAGCACAAATATGTTccaaacaagctgttttttaaCAGACTGTCAGGTAAGTTACTGGGTTCAAAAAGTAGCAATGTAACTTGGCTGAAGGTAAAAGTCCTTTTAAAGGACAGGGGCAGGAGGAAAGTACGGACGGTAGGCTTACTGATGAAGACTGAAAACTGGATGTCCTCAAGGATGTCCTCATGAGTGACCCAGCATCTTTCCTCTAGGCTGCATTCCTCCCAGTCAGCAAGATATTCAAAGCAGCTGCCCTGTTGTCGGGAGTCCAGAATGGTGTTGACTTGGTAAATGTTTCCTTCGTCCTAGTGAGGAGGACAATGTAGCGGTAACTCAGAGTGCAACAGGGCAGTTGAAGACTGATGTCCCTAGCGGAGAGAGAGAACTTTTGTACTGGGTGGTACTGCGGTGTAGCAGTTTATCTGGCATTGGCCTGGCTCTTTTGTTTCCTAACTGCCCTCTGTAGGTGGATGTGTGCTAAGTCTCAAACCCTCTCGCTCTCACGGAACCAGTGGTTGACAGCTAGAATCTCCGATGGCTCTTGTGACCAGGGAAATGGGTGATTGGTAGCCGAGTATACACTGGAATGGTATTAGCCCTGTGGTTTCCTGGTGTAATGAGTTGTGTGCATACTCGGCCATGGAAGGTAGATGTGTTATGGCATTATGACTGCAGGTATCTCCCTATATCCTGGATCTTGCACTCAGTCTGGCTGTTGGTCTGAGGGTGATATCCTGAAGAGAGACTCACAGAGACACCAAGTAGCTAGAAGAAGGCATGCCATACTCTGAAAATTTACTGAGGACCTCTGAGACAATCTCCTCAGGAATCCCAAAGTGCCAGAAAACATTCTGGAAGAGTGACTCTGCAGTCTCCAAGGGAGTTGGCATACTCTTGAGGGGTATTAGCTTGCAGGCCTTTGAAAAGCAGTCTTTCACTACCAGGACGCAGGTGTTG includes:
- the si:ch211-13f8.1 gene encoding uncharacterized protein si:ch211-13f8.1 yields the protein MDEETEDLSGTQPLRNVEDQSAELPDDPQSGPSTDLLKSSASFLSCSPAPGSAVSALQSKVKAVSQRKLKGTERDDLLPESSTEESAKKNQDDEALSPCQTEYTEQSNKSSPDDKEVLEPNSGMQGEKQTCNKSGKDSPSQGTPEMSRGLCEGSSLENIAVGVAGEPHGDIAMKSTTSSPRHWAPPKGFWRVARPETLLLNSESSSTLAIPKDVPPTTEEGMKRKPKLKTVGAVVHKELQKSDSLESAFHRCLQKETGTAEPVGGLWKADSWETVCFRGGSLSIAEKVEMNKTYLNKYQADAIESTTSMHAEGQYQPPKEPHRNLPPYKVGDWDSAIITKDPVFNYRPLISTTEVTLSPRHEQAKRLLERARFKARSQNPKSETPICLGQREGLEVLPISMSSTLHSAVLVTAQEEVTSPVHSPDIRGRNHERGVRSRRYGQSPTRVRFEDESEKEAERRYLERVRERGPVVAEKTHSTQKAEPGYNMPEESMGAAINWVNVGIPVAILTKEGECLAAMVPKDEILRTCEACGSFLGPAQNKDCHAQSTHSLVDSQEKAAPRWVTPGQSCRRTIHPTCKENIVFTGGVSLAESVGRGGVGGAGESTSAFGKLRRRSRKGESRGESGSGPYARSQDLWAQRRNSKTRSSLEDKTTRSKVKTHAQGATETSPDLENKDLSSNVKDSPPHLPIKSALKSGSKSRPTGQRVVKLMPSVQYRLIHLDHKLDGSSHHENIQPEEHLTVTLSASPQDHPVTSGLTTCTRPSSLRYSASVLTTDLQALTIWDPAGDLVSGHLAGEGVCKDPRSACTAPVPSDCRPALRAVGTSKAEDLRSELLRAEHRKAEIHWDDSVVLSRKAGEREGRPKLSLRRFFSSMGLNSMGKLVKGSRSNSMEHLCFPAARYNSASPTHRGLVPLKRTPLSPVSPHRVSFGSVT